Proteins found in one Solitalea lacus genomic segment:
- a CDS encoding TetR/AcrR family transcriptional regulator codes for MSQIDVHDDKQDLIVEAALKRFAHYGPAKTTMNEIADDLRLSKALIYYYFPDKASLFTAVLEKILDDYFLEISCEANHAKSVEIALMNLNEVRHEFFTRYFLNMGLNRNFLEGNKNTIDKVVIKAMNREKNFVAELFEKANASGEMVINKIEEKAELYLDLIKGIRFSYIMPGSCTPLLDSATMQEINKKHQLLTEIFIKAHKNSN; via the coding sequence ATGAGTCAAATAGACGTACACGACGATAAGCAAGACCTTATAGTAGAAGCAGCCTTAAAGCGTTTTGCACACTATGGACCAGCTAAAACAACGATGAATGAGATTGCTGACGATCTTCGTTTATCCAAAGCACTTATTTATTACTATTTCCCCGACAAGGCAAGCTTATTTACGGCAGTGTTGGAAAAAATTTTAGATGATTATTTTCTTGAAATCAGCTGTGAGGCTAACCATGCAAAATCAGTTGAAATTGCATTAATGAACCTTAATGAGGTACGTCACGAGTTTTTCACCAGGTACTTTTTAAACATGGGGCTAAACAGAAACTTTCTTGAAGGCAACAAAAACACTATCGATAAAGTGGTGATAAAAGCAATGAATCGAGAAAAAAACTTTGTTGCCGAATTGTTCGAAAAGGCAAATGCAAGTGGCGAAATGGTTATAAATAAAATTGAAGAAAAGGCAGAACTATACCTCGATTTAATTAAAGGAATACGCTTTAGCTATATCATGCCAGGCTCCTGCACCCCCTTATTAGACAGTGCTACAATGCAAGAAATAAATAAAAAGCACCAATTGCTAACCGAGATTTTCATTAAAGCACACAAGAACTCCAATTAA
- a CDS encoding TetR/AcrR family transcriptional regulator translates to MENQDIKRDKIIEVATKRFAHYGHSKTTMNEIADDLSMSKALLYYYFPDKSALYFAVLEQLFDAHAAEIKREIEYASSSTDALGIYLRKRHEFIKKYYILLEFNKSFSREGFAQKRAQFASIREKEKSFLTSILNQGIKSGEFKITDPLQTEELIFDALLGLRLVVLEYNNSPQPDDELFNLILEKQQMLSELIIKGLKG, encoded by the coding sequence ATGGAAAATCAGGATATTAAGAGAGATAAAATTATTGAAGTTGCGACGAAACGTTTCGCTCATTATGGACATTCAAAAACCACAATGAATGAAATTGCGGACGACCTTTCAATGTCAAAAGCTTTACTCTATTATTATTTCCCTGACAAAAGCGCTCTTTATTTTGCTGTTCTGGAGCAGCTTTTTGATGCTCACGCAGCTGAGATCAAAAGAGAGATTGAATATGCTTCTTCAAGTACTGATGCCCTAGGAATTTACTTACGAAAACGCCATGAGTTTATAAAGAAATATTACATTCTGCTTGAGTTTAATAAAAGCTTTAGCAGAGAAGGATTTGCTCAAAAGCGTGCCCAGTTTGCATCAATAAGAGAAAAAGAGAAATCATTTCTAACAAGTATCCTTAACCAGGGAATTAAATCCGGTGAATTTAAAATTACTGATCCGCTACAAACCGAAGAACTTATATTCGACGCCTTGCTAGGACTTCGACTTGTGGTACTTGAATACAATAATTCGCCACAACCTGATGATGAATTATTCAATCTCATTCTTGAAAAGCAACAAATGCTTTCTGAACTCATCATTAAAGGGTTGAAAGGTTAA
- a CDS encoding threonine synthase produces MQFICSVTGERYPINIPRHCSNSGYLLDLEFEAKFDLEKIKQRKPNLWRYKEALPIANENAIISFQEGFTPLLEIEFDGHKALIKQEQLFSTGSYKDRGATVLMSLIKELGIENVIQDSSGNAGCSIAAYAAKAGINCRIYLPADTSEAKIAQMLMYGAEIERVPGSREDTAIAALKAADTTFYASHCYNPFFYQGTKTFAYEVVEQLGWKVPDAVVVPAGNGTLLIGCYIGFNDLLKAGIINRLPKIIAVQASNCSPLFQAFQESHGQYKEVSTQPTLAEGISIAAPVRGNQLLRMVKETNGTFYSVSEDEIKNALFYCGKMGYYIEPTSAATIAGLRKYLADQPNELVVSLFSGHGLKSTDKILKLIR; encoded by the coding sequence ATGCAATTTATTTGTTCTGTTACCGGCGAACGATACCCTATAAATATTCCAAGACATTGCAGTAATAGCGGTTATCTACTTGATCTTGAATTTGAAGCCAAATTTGATTTAGAAAAAATTAAACAACGTAAACCAAATTTATGGCGTTATAAAGAAGCCTTGCCTATAGCAAATGAAAATGCTATCATCAGTTTCCAGGAAGGTTTTACTCCCCTACTTGAAATTGAGTTCGATGGCCATAAAGCATTAATAAAACAAGAGCAGTTATTCAGTACCGGGTCTTATAAAGATCGAGGAGCTACAGTATTAATGAGTTTGATCAAAGAACTAGGAATTGAGAATGTAATTCAGGATTCCTCGGGAAATGCCGGATGTTCCATTGCTGCCTATGCTGCTAAAGCTGGTATAAACTGCCGTATTTATTTACCAGCAGATACCTCTGAAGCCAAAATCGCCCAAATGCTTATGTATGGGGCCGAAATTGAACGAGTACCAGGAAGTCGTGAAGATACGGCCATAGCAGCACTCAAAGCTGCTGATACCACTTTTTATGCAAGTCATTGCTATAATCCATTCTTTTATCAAGGCACCAAAACTTTTGCATACGAAGTTGTAGAACAATTGGGCTGGAAAGTTCCCGATGCGGTTGTTGTTCCGGCAGGAAACGGCACCCTTTTAATCGGCTGTTATATTGGATTCAATGATTTATTAAAAGCCGGAATAATTAACAGACTACCTAAAATAATTGCTGTTCAGGCAAGCAATTGCTCTCCTCTTTTTCAAGCATTTCAGGAATCCCATGGACAATACAAAGAAGTTTCCACTCAGCCTACTTTAGCCGAAGGAATTTCCATTGCGGCACCTGTAAGAGGAAACCAATTGTTAAGAATGGTTAAAGAAACGAATGGAACCTTTTATTCGGTGAGTGAAGATGAAATAAAAAACGCGCTGTTTTACTGTGGAAAAATGGGTTATTACATTGAACCGACATCCGCTGCCACAATTGCTGGTTTGAGAAAATACCTGGCAGATCAACCAAATGAACTAGTCGTTTCACTTTTTTCTGGCCATGGATTGAAATCGACAGATAAAATATTGAAGCTAATTAGATAA
- a CDS encoding RidA family protein has translation MTPISSNKVPTPAGHYNQGVLANQFVFISGQLPTGFPPETPLAEQVKIALERVLAIAEAGGSSKEKIVKTTVYIADVNDWPAVNASYAEFFGTENKPARSIVPVPALHYGYKIEIEAIAAI, from the coding sequence ATGACACCTATTTCCTCCAACAAAGTGCCTACACCTGCCGGGCACTACAACCAAGGTGTTTTAGCTAATCAATTTGTTTTTATTTCGGGTCAGTTACCTACCGGCTTTCCACCAGAAACACCATTAGCAGAGCAAGTAAAAATTGCACTTGAAAGAGTGCTTGCGATAGCTGAAGCCGGTGGCAGTAGCAAAGAAAAAATTGTAAAAACCACTGTTTACATTGCAGATGTAAACGACTGGCCTGCCGTAAATGCTTCTTACGCAGAGTTCTTTGGAACAGAAAACAAACCTGCACGCAGCATTGTTCCTGTTCCTGCACTACATTATGGTTATAAAATAGAAATTGAAGCTATTGCAGCAATATAA
- the coaD gene encoding pantetheine-phosphate adenylyltransferase produces the protein MKIALFPGSFDPITIAHLDIVKRAMPLFDKVVIGIGLNSTKPTFLSPEKRQEIVHAVFNGDPKVEIKTYEGLTVNFCNQIGAQYMIRGIRSVADFEYERAIAQINAAMKPEIETIFILSKPEYSAISSTIVRDILRNKGDVTPFVPKEAMKFL, from the coding sequence ATGAAAATAGCTTTATTTCCAGGCTCATTTGATCCTATTACGATTGCTCATCTTGATATCGTTAAGCGAGCCATGCCTTTATTTGATAAAGTGGTGATCGGTATTGGACTAAACAGTACAAAACCTACTTTCCTTTCGCCTGAAAAACGTCAGGAAATTGTGCATGCAGTTTTCAATGGCGACCCGAAAGTAGAAATTAAAACCTATGAGGGGCTTACCGTTAACTTCTGCAATCAGATTGGTGCTCAATACATGATTCGCGGCATTCGCTCTGTGGCCGACTTTGAATATGAACGGGCAATTGCACAGATTAATGCTGCCATGAAGCCTGAAATTGAAACTATCTTTATTTTAAGTAAGCCGGAATATTCTGCCATAAGCTCAACAATTGTGCGTGATATTTTGCGTAACAAAGGCGATGTCACTCCGTTTGTTCCTAAAGAAGCAATGAAATTTCTATAA
- a CDS encoding RsmD family RNA methyltransferase produces the protein MRIIGGKLKGIRLQAPKNLPVRPTTDISKESLFNILFNRFDFDEITALDLFAGTGNISFELASRGCPSVTSVDKFMGCVEYIKKTATQHQLTAIKTYKADVFKYLDLETTKYDLIFADPPYDMPNPERIAAKVFEKGLLKENGLLVIEHASFINMQNFPNYASGRKYGQSTFSFFEVSSQVEN, from the coding sequence ATGCGCATAATAGGCGGTAAGTTAAAAGGCATACGACTACAAGCGCCTAAAAACTTACCGGTTAGGCCAACCACTGATATATCAAAAGAATCACTGTTTAATATATTATTCAACAGGTTTGATTTTGATGAAATAACAGCACTTGATCTTTTTGCCGGAACAGGAAACATTTCTTTTGAACTGGCATCCAGAGGCTGCCCTTCGGTCACTTCGGTAGATAAGTTTATGGGCTGCGTGGAGTACATAAAAAAAACAGCGACTCAGCATCAGCTTACAGCCATAAAAACGTACAAAGCTGATGTATTTAAATATTTGGATTTAGAAACAACAAAGTATGATTTGATTTTTGCAGATCCGCCTTACGATATGCCTAATCCTGAACGTATTGCTGCTAAAGTTTTTGAAAAAGGCTTACTAAAAGAAAATGGCTTATTGGTTATTGAACATGCATCATTTATCAATATGCAAAATTTTCCGAATTATGCCTCAGGCAGAAAATATGGTCAATCAACATTTAGTTTTTTTGAAGTTTCAAGTCAGGTTGAAAATTAA
- a CDS encoding DUF3822 family protein, which yields MQQNLQQFKIADNSFKLKHTSKYYLTVKISENGLSYCILDPNQQRFVALANYDNIPLSSIGKFISTDEVLSQKFAKTKVIVPSNEHTLIPVDLFDIKNLNEYTAVNFIKQEGKLMIDHVPSLGAKQIYMLPPSVQQITDQYFAGAEIYYEGTPLLEGLIRQSNHTEKQLLYINVMRNYIQVAVFNYGKLLFFNHFDYTTSDEFIYFPQFVCSKLGFSPKDLNVFMLGDIKPEDSNYQLIHEHFRKVNFGELSNELYFSKALTQIPQHRFYSLFNIELCA from the coding sequence ATGCAGCAGAACCTACAGCAATTTAAAATAGCAGATAATTCGTTTAAGTTAAAACATACTTCAAAATATTATTTAACCGTAAAAATTTCAGAAAACGGATTAAGTTATTGTATTTTAGATCCTAATCAGCAGCGCTTTGTGGCGCTTGCCAATTATGACAATATCCCTCTCTCTTCAATTGGAAAATTTATATCAACGGACGAGGTTTTAAGCCAAAAGTTTGCAAAAACAAAGGTTATCGTTCCTTCCAATGAGCATACTTTAATTCCAGTCGATTTATTCGACATTAAGAACCTCAATGAATACACTGCTGTAAATTTCATCAAGCAGGAAGGAAAGTTGATGATTGATCATGTTCCATCATTAGGTGCCAAGCAGATTTACATGCTCCCCCCTTCGGTGCAACAAATCACTGATCAGTATTTTGCAGGTGCAGAAATTTACTATGAAGGCACTCCCTTATTGGAGGGTTTAATCAGACAAAGTAATCATACTGAAAAACAGCTTCTATACATTAACGTAATGCGAAATTACATTCAAGTAGCTGTTTTTAACTATGGGAAGTTACTTTTCTTTAATCACTTTGACTATACTACCAGCGATGAATTTATCTATTTCCCTCAGTTTGTTTGTTCTAAATTAGGGTTTAGTCCGAAGGACCTGAATGTTTTCATGTTGGGAGATATTAAACCTGAAGATTCCAACTATCAGTTAATACATGAACATTTCCGAAAAGTTAATTTCGGAGAATTATCGAACGAACTTTATTTCAGTAAAGCGCTGACTCAAATTCCACAACATCGCTTTTATTCACTTTTCAATATAGAATTATGCGCATAA
- a CDS encoding NAD-dependent epimerase/dehydratase family protein, whose product MALQTILGAGGAVGIELAKELSNYTKEIRLVSRNPKKINESDQLYSADLSDKNQVDKAVEGSEVVYLVIGFEYNTKVWQKKWPELAHSVITACKKHNAKLVFFDNMYMYDRDFLFDMTEETPIRPTSKKGKVRAQIANMILSEVETGNLTALIARSADFIGTHNSVLVELVYKNLKKGKAANWFITTDKIHSFTFVPDAAKATAVLGNNSAAFNQVWHLPTSSSNLTGRQWIELFARELNVKPKTMVLPTWLISFMGLFMPIMKEFKEMLYQYDRDYVFNSSKFKQQFGIEPTTPQQAVKTIIQESI is encoded by the coding sequence ATGGCATTACAAACAATTTTAGGAGCAGGCGGAGCAGTTGGCATTGAACTGGCCAAAGAACTTTCCAACTATACCAAAGAAATAAGGTTAGTAAGCAGAAATCCAAAGAAAATAAACGAATCCGACCAACTTTATTCTGCTGACCTTTCTGATAAAAATCAGGTTGACAAGGCCGTAGAAGGCTCTGAGGTGGTCTATCTGGTAATTGGTTTTGAGTACAACACCAAAGTCTGGCAAAAAAAATGGCCCGAATTAGCACATAGCGTTATAACGGCTTGCAAAAAGCATAATGCTAAACTGGTTTTCTTTGATAATATGTATATGTACGATCGGGATTTTCTTTTTGATATGACAGAAGAAACTCCAATTCGTCCAACAAGCAAAAAAGGTAAAGTACGAGCTCAAATTGCTAATATGATTTTAAGTGAAGTAGAAACGGGAAATTTAACTGCTTTAATAGCTCGTTCTGCTGATTTTATAGGAACACATAACAGTGTCTTGGTTGAACTAGTTTATAAAAATCTAAAAAAGGGAAAAGCGGCCAACTGGTTTATAACTACAGATAAAATCCATTCATTCACTTTTGTACCTGATGCAGCAAAAGCTACAGCGGTTCTGGGAAACAATTCAGCTGCTTTTAATCAGGTTTGGCATTTACCAACTTCCTCAAGCAACTTAACAGGAAGACAATGGATTGAACTATTTGCCAGAGAGTTAAACGTAAAACCCAAAACTATGGTTTTGCCAACATGGTTAATTAGCTTTATGGGGCTTTTCATGCCAATAATGAAGGAATTTAAGGAAATGCTGTATCAGTATGACAGAGATTATGTTTTTAACAGTTCTAAATTCAAGCAACAGTTCGGAATAGAACCGACAACACCGCAACAGGCCGTTAAAACCATTATTCAGGAGAGCATATAA
- a CDS encoding 3-oxoacyl-ACP synthase translates to MKTIKHQLYKACQDYVEQRINTIEKAINSARETATSDSKSSAGDKYETTREMMQQEIDRNTVQLNEAVKLKQLLALISPDKSSTTVQSGSLVLTNNGNFFIAISVGGLEVNGVKYFAISPSSPIGVRLMNLKPGEPFHFNGKTYLINSIE, encoded by the coding sequence ATGAAAACAATAAAACATCAACTTTATAAAGCTTGTCAGGATTATGTTGAACAGCGTATAAATACTATTGAAAAAGCTATAAACTCAGCACGCGAAACTGCAACTAGTGATTCCAAAAGCAGTGCCGGTGATAAATACGAAACTACACGGGAAATGATGCAGCAAGAAATAGATAGAAATACCGTTCAGTTAAATGAAGCAGTAAAGCTAAAGCAATTGCTTGCATTGATCAGCCCTGATAAAAGTTCAACAACAGTTCAATCGGGAAGTTTAGTCCTAACTAATAACGGCAACTTCTTTATTGCGATTAGCGTAGGCGGTTTAGAAGTTAACGGAGTTAAATATTTTGCCATTTCCCCGTCCTCACCAATAGGTGTCAGATTGATGAATTTAAAACCCGGCGAGCCGTTTCATTTCAACGGAAAAACGTATCTTATAAATAGTATAGAATAA
- a CDS encoding potassium channel family protein encodes MQKLFFRMVDFWSNDRSFSVVLGILVLIVFILSPLKSIQFPTSGILLELFLTILLVSGIFAVSNRRSVRYPAMVIGTITFAVKWLNAISYNQILTRIDLLLSIVYFIALLVVILQKVFGEGKISLKRIEGAVAAYLIIAILFTYCYRIIFSIIPDSFTINFTDGPLTVEEAANQFTYFSFVTLTTTGYGDITATHPFARSFVMLEGLIGQLYPAILIARLVSMEIESKRSSKKSSKEE; translated from the coding sequence ATGCAGAAGCTTTTCTTCAGAATGGTTGATTTCTGGTCAAACGACCGGAGTTTTTCAGTAGTTTTAGGCATTTTAGTCCTTATCGTTTTTATTTTATCTCCGTTAAAAAGTATTCAATTTCCAACCTCAGGTATATTACTCGAACTCTTCTTAACAATTTTGCTTGTATCAGGAATTTTTGCAGTTTCAAATCGCCGGTCTGTTCGATATCCTGCAATGGTTATTGGAACAATTACCTTTGCTGTTAAATGGCTAAATGCGATAAGCTACAATCAAATACTCACTCGTATCGACTTACTTCTATCAATAGTTTACTTTATTGCTTTATTGGTGGTGATCTTGCAAAAAGTGTTTGGAGAGGGAAAAATCTCCCTTAAGAGGATTGAAGGAGCTGTAGCCGCATATCTTATTATTGCCATTTTATTTACGTATTGTTATCGTATTATCTTTTCAATAATTCCCGACTCATTTACCATAAACTTCACCGATGGCCCACTAACCGTAGAGGAGGCAGCCAACCAATTTACCTATTTTAGTTTTGTAACCTTAACCACCACAGGCTACGGCGATATTACTGCGACACATCCGTTTGCACGCTCTTTTGTAATGCTCGAAGGATTAATAGGACAGCTTTATCCAGCAATTTTAATAGCACGGTTGGTTTCAATGGAAATAGAATCAAAGCGATCCTCCAAAAAAAGTTCAAAGGAAGAGTAA
- the clpB gene encoding ATP-dependent chaperone ClpB, whose translation MNFNNFTIKAQEAVNKASEIAMGFQQQSIETAHLLKGILSVDENIATYLLKKLNVNIQRLETSLDEQIQSFPKVSGSSLYLSNDATKALQKANSYLKEFNDEFVSIEHILLGILSGNDRTATVLKDLGVNEKDLKKAINQLRGGSRVTDQNAEATYNALNKYAKNLNEMAQQGKLDPVIGRDEEIRRVIQILSRRTKNNPILIGEPGVGKTAIAEGIAHRIVNGDVPENLKSKTIYSLDMGALIAGAKYKGEFEERLKAVVKEVQSSDGEIIMFIDEIHTLIGAGASEGAMDAANILKPALARGELRSVGATTLNEYQKYFEKDKALERRFQKVMVEEPTREDAISILRGIKERYESHHKVRVKDEAIIASVELSQRYISDRFLPDKAIDLMDEAAAKLRLEMDSKPEALDELDRKIMQLEIEREAIKRENDEKKLAQLSEEIANLSEQRNDLKAKWQGEKDLVEEIQNKKKDLESFKLSIEQAKRNGDFAYASELQYAKLPETEKQIEELTQKLDDMQHGQRMLKEEVTADDIAGVVSRWTGIPITKLVESEKQKLLHLEEELHNRVAGQEEAIEAVSDAIRRSRAGLQDRKRPIGSFIFLGTTGVGKTELAKALAEILFNDEHNMVRIDMSEYQERHAVSRLIGAPPGYVGYDEGGQLTEAVRRRPYSVILLDEIEKAHPDVFNILLQVLDDGRLTDNKGRVVDFKNAIIIMTSNIGSQIIQESFLEMDEFNKDEVLARTKNEVFEVLKKSVRPEFLNRVDEVVMFTPLSRKEISEIVRIQFENVQRTLREIGIEMDASEDALDWLAQLGYDPQFGARPLKRVMQKRILNELSKQILAGKVQKESKIKLDMFDNQFVFYNAEDEKESSKK comes from the coding sequence ATGAATTTTAACAACTTCACTATTAAAGCTCAAGAAGCGGTAAATAAGGCTTCTGAAATAGCAATGGGTTTTCAGCAACAATCCATTGAAACTGCTCATCTTCTAAAAGGAATTTTATCGGTTGATGAGAATATTGCTACTTATCTTCTCAAAAAACTGAATGTAAATATTCAACGCCTCGAAACAAGTTTGGACGAGCAAATACAGTCATTTCCTAAAGTCTCAGGCAGTAGTCTTTATCTATCTAACGATGCGACTAAGGCCCTGCAAAAAGCAAACTCATACCTGAAAGAGTTTAACGATGAGTTTGTTTCCATTGAACATATTTTACTGGGTATTTTAAGTGGAAACGATAGAACTGCAACAGTTTTAAAAGATTTAGGTGTCAACGAGAAAGATCTTAAAAAGGCAATTAATCAACTTCGGGGAGGTAGTCGTGTTACGGATCAAAACGCTGAGGCAACTTATAATGCGCTGAATAAATATGCAAAGAATTTGAATGAAATGGCACAGCAGGGTAAGCTTGATCCGGTGATTGGTAGAGATGAAGAAATTCGTCGTGTTATTCAGATTCTTTCACGCAGAACTAAAAATAATCCAATTCTTATCGGTGAGCCAGGCGTTGGTAAAACGGCCATAGCCGAAGGTATTGCACATCGTATTGTAAATGGTGATGTGCCTGAAAACCTTAAATCTAAAACCATATATTCATTGGATATGGGAGCATTAATTGCCGGGGCGAAATATAAAGGAGAGTTTGAGGAGCGTTTGAAAGCCGTGGTTAAGGAGGTGCAAAGTTCTGACGGTGAAATAATCATGTTTATTGATGAGATTCATACATTGATAGGGGCCGGAGCATCAGAAGGGGCTATGGATGCAGCTAATATTTTAAAACCAGCCTTGGCAAGAGGAGAACTGCGCTCAGTTGGAGCTACTACATTAAATGAGTACCAAAAGTATTTTGAAAAGGATAAAGCGCTTGAACGTCGTTTTCAAAAGGTAATGGTAGAAGAGCCTACCCGTGAAGATGCCATCTCTATTTTACGTGGAATCAAGGAACGCTATGAATCGCACCATAAAGTTCGGGTTAAGGATGAAGCTATTATTGCTTCAGTTGAACTATCACAACGTTACATTTCAGACCGTTTTTTACCAGATAAAGCTATTGATTTAATGGATGAGGCAGCTGCTAAATTACGGCTGGAAATGGATTCAAAACCAGAGGCGCTTGATGAACTCGATCGTAAAATTATGCAGCTGGAGATTGAGCGTGAAGCCATCAAACGTGAAAATGATGAAAAGAAACTAGCTCAGTTAAGTGAGGAAATAGCCAATTTAAGTGAGCAACGGAATGATTTAAAGGCCAAATGGCAAGGCGAAAAGGATCTTGTAGAAGAAATTCAAAATAAGAAAAAGGATTTGGAAAGCTTTAAGCTTTCTATTGAGCAAGCTAAGCGTAATGGGGATTTCGCTTATGCATCGGAACTTCAATATGCCAAATTGCCTGAAACTGAAAAGCAGATTGAGGAACTTACTCAAAAGCTGGATGATATGCAGCATGGTCAGCGTATGCTGAAAGAGGAAGTTACCGCAGATGATATTGCTGGTGTGGTTTCTCGTTGGACAGGCATTCCTATTACCAAGTTAGTTGAGAGCGAAAAGCAAAAGCTTCTTCATTTAGAAGAGGAGTTGCATAATCGTGTTGCAGGGCAGGAAGAGGCAATAGAGGCTGTTTCAGATGCGATTCGTCGCAGTAGAGCGGGATTGCAAGATCGCAAACGTCCTATCGGTTCGTTCATTTTCTTAGGTACAACTGGTGTAGGTAAAACGGAATTGGCTAAAGCTCTTGCTGAAATTTTATTTAATGACGAGCATAATATGGTTCGGATTGATATGTCTGAATACCAGGAACGACATGCCGTTTCCCGTTTGATTGGAGCTCCTCCGGGTTATGTAGGTTATGATGAAGGCGGACAATTAACAGAGGCTGTAAGACGAAGACCTTATTCTGTGATTTTGCTTGATGAAATTGAAAAGGCACATCCTGATGTGTTCAATATTTTGCTCCAGGTGCTTGATGATGGACGATTAACCGATAATAAAGGTCGTGTGGTTGATTTTAAAAATGCCATCATCATCATGACTTCAAACATCGGTTCGCAAATTATCCAGGAAAGTTTCCTTGAAATGGATGAATTCAATAAAGATGAGGTTTTGGCTCGTACTAAAAACGAGGTTTTTGAGGTGCTTAAGAAAAGCGTTCGACCAGAATTTTTGAATCGTGTTGATGAGGTGGTTATGTTTACGCCGTTGAGTCGGAAGGAAATATCTGAAATTGTACGTATTCAATTTGAAAATGTGCAACGTACCTTACGTGAGATAGGAATTGAAATGGACGCTAGTGAAGATGCTTTGGATTGGCTGGCTCAGTTGGGTTACGATCCGCAATTTGGAGCTCGTCCGTTGAAACGTGTTATGCAAAAACGGATTTTAAATGAACTTTCAAAGCAAATTTTAGCAGGAAAGGTGCAAAAGGAGTCAAAAATTAAGCTAGATATGTTCGATAATCAGTTCGTGTTTTATAATGCTGAAGACGAAAAGGAAAGTTCAAAAAAATAA
- the pyrE gene encoding orotate phosphoribosyltransferase translates to MSLKNESAIKIAEFLLQIKAIKLQPENPFTWTSGWKSPIYCDNRVSLSHPTVRTYIRQQLTSLINEEFGAVGAIAGVATAGIPQGVLVAQDLGLPFAYVRSEAKKHGMGNQIEGELKPGERVVVIEDLISTGKSSLAAVESLRAAGCDVAGLVSIFNYGFPQTEEAFKEAKCVFHSLSNYNVLIETALKHGFIQESQLDALGAWRKDPATWGK, encoded by the coding sequence ATGTCTTTAAAGAATGAATCCGCTATTAAGATTGCAGAGTTTTTACTGCAAATTAAAGCAATTAAATTGCAACCTGAGAATCCATTCACTTGGACTTCAGGTTGGAAATCGCCAATTTACTGTGATAATCGCGTTTCTCTATCGCATCCAACTGTACGTACCTACATTCGTCAGCAGTTAACCAGCCTTATAAATGAGGAGTTTGGTGCTGTAGGTGCTATTGCAGGTGTAGCTACGGCAGGTATTCCACAAGGTGTTTTGGTGGCGCAAGATTTAGGATTGCCATTTGCATACGTTCGTTCAGAAGCTAAAAAGCATGGCATGGGCAATCAAATTGAAGGCGAATTGAAGCCCGGGGAGCGTGTTGTCGTAATTGAAGATTTAATTTCAACCGGAAAAAGCTCGCTAGCAGCAGTTGAATCGTTACGCGCTGCAGGTTGCGATGTTGCCGGCTTGGTTTCAATTTTCAACTATGGTTTTCCGCAAACCGAAGAAGCTTTTAAAGAAGCTAAATGCGTATTTCATAGTTTAAGTAACTACAATGTACTGATTGAAACTGCTTTAAAGCACGGCTTTATTCAGGAATCACAACTTGATGCACTTGGTGCCTGGAGAAAGGATCCGGCAACTTGGGGCAAATAA
- a CDS encoding NUDIX hydrolase — translation MAQRYIIYIKDTPLFITQPNVLPKDTIFLRVNEHTILNEVKKTLIGETHQPMLFESSSPKETMAFLCEIFECIEAAGGLVKNVNEEYLFIYRLGKWDLPKGKLETGESVVECAVREVEEECGITVNSVSHELPSTYHVYELKNKLILKRTYWFAMDYKGNGKLIPQIEESIEAVKWLPKEEFNVVLNNTYPAIKGLLEDIK, via the coding sequence ATGGCGCAAAGGTATATAATTTATATTAAGGACACACCTCTTTTTATCACTCAGCCAAATGTATTGCCAAAAGATACAATATTCTTGCGTGTAAATGAACACACTATTCTAAATGAAGTCAAAAAAACTTTGATAGGAGAAACTCATCAGCCTATGCTTTTTGAATCAAGTTCACCTAAAGAAACAATGGCTTTTTTATGTGAAATATTTGAGTGTATTGAAGCTGCCGGAGGGTTAGTGAAAAACGTTAATGAAGAGTATCTTTTCATTTATCGTTTAGGTAAATGGGATTTACCTAAGGGGAAGTTAGAAACTGGGGAATCGGTAGTTGAATGTGCTGTTCGAGAAGTTGAAGAAGAATGTGGAATTACAGTGAACTCTGTTTCGCATGAATTGCCATCAACCTATCATGTTTATGAACTGAAAAATAAGCTCATATTGAAAAGAACTTATTGGTTTGCTATGGATTATAAAGGAAATGGTAAGTTAATTCCGCAAATAGAAGAATCTATTGAAGCCGTTAAGTGGCTGCCTAAAGAAGAGTTTAATGTCGTTTTAAATAATACCTATCCGGCGATAAAAGGACTGTTGGAAGATATAAAGTAG